Proteins co-encoded in one Waddlia chondrophila WSU 86-1044 genomic window:
- a CDS encoding N-acetylneuraminate synthase family protein — MMDLQLTHIQLPNGRILGRGYPTYIIAEIGSNHDGDLGRAKMLIQKAKQAGADAAKFQSFQVENLINQTCLTNQHWGPDPAWDALEKLSMPYEWHAALKEEADHVGIDFIATPFDIERLHWLIDLGVPAIKIASGDLTYHELLKEAGKSGRPLLLATGHATLSEVDRGLKVLWEVGCKDIVLMHCTSAYPTNVEDSNIRAMTSMQHSFQAQVGYSDHSPGITVPIAAVSLGATVIEKHFTDDPARQGPDHSFAMDFDNFSHMVDQIRQLEKALAGGSKFPQEVEEIERVMARRAIYANRHISQGTKLSRDLVKIVRHNYPEGISADEWNFVCGRSVVKDIEPGELITWRMV, encoded by the coding sequence ATGATGGACCTTCAGCTCACACACATTCAATTGCCGAATGGGCGCATTCTTGGAAGGGGGTATCCAACTTATATTATTGCAGAAATTGGCAGCAACCACGACGGGGATCTTGGAAGGGCGAAGATGCTCATTCAAAAAGCAAAACAAGCTGGTGCCGATGCCGCTAAATTTCAGTCATTTCAAGTTGAAAACTTGATCAATCAAACCTGCTTGACCAACCAGCACTGGGGTCCTGATCCAGCATGGGATGCTCTGGAAAAATTATCCATGCCTTATGAATGGCATGCAGCTTTAAAGGAAGAAGCGGACCACGTCGGCATTGACTTTATCGCAACGCCGTTTGATATCGAAAGACTTCATTGGCTGATCGACTTAGGTGTTCCGGCAATTAAAATTGCCTCAGGAGATTTGACATACCACGAGCTGCTAAAAGAAGCGGGAAAAAGCGGTCGTCCCTTGCTTCTGGCAACCGGGCATGCAACTCTTAGCGAAGTGGATAGAGGATTAAAAGTTCTTTGGGAAGTAGGCTGTAAAGACATTGTACTCATGCATTGCACCTCTGCCTATCCGACAAATGTGGAAGACTCCAACATCAGGGCAATGACATCGATGCAGCATAGCTTTCAAGCTCAAGTGGGATATTCCGATCATTCTCCGGGAATTACAGTTCCTATTGCTGCGGTTTCCTTGGGAGCAACAGTCATTGAAAAGCATTTCACCGATGATCCGGCCAGGCAAGGGCCTGATCATAGCTTTGCGATGGATTTTGACAATTTTTCACACATGGTCGATCAGATTCGGCAGCTGGAGAAAGCTTTAGCCGGAGGCTCTAAATTTCCGCAAGAGGTAGAAGAGATCGAAAGAGTGATGGCGCGACGGGCGATCTACGCAAACCGCCATATTTCTCAAGGAACGAAACTCTCTAGAGATCTTGTGAAAATTGTCAGGCACAACTATCCTGAAGGGATCTCTGCTGATGAATGGAACTTTGTTTGCGGAAGATCTGTTGTTAAGGATATAGAGCCAGGTGAACTCATTACTTGGAGAATGGTTTAA
- a CDS encoding ATP-grasp domain-containing protein: protein MNSLLGEWFNLTEYSFVPNVFISSISKKIPLIQAARDALNRFSPNSLIIGGDLDPKCLGQYFVDRFWQMPSIKELTIHELIAYCQKEDVQFIIPTRDGELSFYAEHQMTLQKEGVGVMISPGTSVALALDKYAFSQKIERSIPTFLDACQLTFPCVAKERYGAGSRAIGLRLQYEQAVEHGRQLENAVYQPYIEGSEISVDLYVRKDGGIHGMVCRERNVIVNGESQVTTTFRNEKIEALCISAAKQMKLYGHVMFQLIREAISGSVFLLECNPRFGGASTASVKAGLDSFFWFYCEAKRRELPRCMRLEKEIKMVRHAEDMFIEL from the coding sequence GTGAACTCATTACTTGGAGAATGGTTTAACCTTACGGAGTACTCTTTTGTGCCAAATGTCTTCATTTCCAGCATTTCAAAAAAAATTCCTTTGATACAAGCGGCAAGAGATGCCTTGAACCGTTTTTCCCCCAATTCTTTAATCATTGGAGGAGACCTCGATCCTAAGTGTTTAGGGCAGTATTTTGTCGATCGATTCTGGCAGATGCCTTCTATCAAAGAACTGACAATCCATGAATTGATCGCTTACTGTCAAAAGGAGGATGTCCAATTCATCATTCCAACGCGCGATGGGGAGCTTTCTTTTTATGCTGAACATCAAATGACGCTGCAAAAGGAGGGAGTTGGGGTCATGATCTCGCCTGGTACAAGCGTTGCGTTGGCACTTGATAAGTACGCATTTTCTCAAAAAATTGAACGCTCGATTCCTACATTTCTTGACGCTTGCCAGTTGACATTTCCTTGCGTGGCGAAGGAACGGTATGGAGCAGGAAGCCGTGCGATAGGTCTTAGATTGCAATATGAGCAAGCAGTTGAACATGGAAGGCAACTGGAAAATGCTGTCTATCAACCTTATATTGAAGGGAGTGAGATCAGCGTTGATCTCTATGTAAGAAAAGATGGCGGCATCCATGGGATGGTCTGCAGGGAAAGGAACGTGATTGTCAACGGAGAATCTCAGGTAACAACGACGTTTCGAAATGAAAAAATTGAAGCATTATGCATCTCGGCTGCTAAGCAGATGAAATTGTATGGACATGTAATGTTCCAGCTCATTCGCGAGGCGATTTCAGGATCGGTTTTTTTACTTGAATGCAATCCAAGATTCGGCGGTGCTTCAACTGCGAGTGTGAAAGCTGGCTTGGATAGTTTTTTTTGGTTTTATTGCGAAGCAAAGCGAAGAGAGCTTCCGCGATGCATGCGATTGGAAA